TTCCCTCAGTGAAATTAATCAGAACTTTCCTAAATCATAACCTCTCATATGCGCCTTGTCAAATCAAATGGTGTTGTGTTATAAAAAAGCCATGACAGGCTACGAAGATATCCTCTCAAGGGACGTCTACCTGCTGCTCGTCGAAGTGAGGCTTTACTGGCTCGTGGCCATGCTTTACGGCACGTGCTTTCTGCTTTTCCTCTTCCATGTGATAACGAAGGAGCGCGGGCTCGGCAGGGCCGCGAGGGCGCTGCTCTGGGCGGCCGTGGTCATCCACGCCGGCCAGATACTGCTTCGCACCTTCGAGGGAGCGCGGGCGCCCTTCCAGACGCTCTACGAGAGCCTGTCGTGGTTTGCGTGGACGGCCTCGCTAACCTACCTCTACGCATCGAGGCGGTGGAGGGACTTCTTTGTGCCGGGGCTCTTCGTGACGCCCCTTTCCATGGGGGCCTGTCTGTACGCCCTGCTTTCGAGGTCCCCGGCCGTCGAGCCGCTCTCGCCGCCGCTTCAGAGCTACTGGTTCGAGTGGCACGTCATCCTCGCCTTCTTCTCCTACGCCGTCTTCGTCGTAAGCTGCGCCGTCGAGGCGAGCTACCTCGTCATGAAGCCCTTTCTGCGGCGGGGACTCGGCATGAAGCTCGGCATGAAGCTCGAAGACCTCGACGCCTTCCGCTCCATGGCCGTCAAGCTCGTGGTCTTCGGCTTTCCGGCCCTCACCTTCGCCATATTCTCCGGCGCCGCATGGGCCAACGAGGCGTGGGGGAGGTACTGGAGCTGGGACCCCAAGGAGACGTGGTCGCTCATCACGTGGACGGTCTTCACAATGTACCTTCACGCCATGGCCGTGCCGGCCTGGCGCGGCGCGCCGGCCTCGGCCCTCAACGTACTCGGTTTCCTCTGCATGATGATGACTTTTCTCGGCGTCAACTGGCTGGCGAAACTGCTGGGCATACCGAGCCTCCACCTCTACGCCGTATAGGGGCCTTTTTCCATGGGTGACGAAAGCACCGAGAAGAGCCGGGAAGGGCAAGGGCCCCCGCGTCCGCCGCTCCCGAAGAGACCGGCGCCGCTGCGCCGGCTCTATCTGAAGCTCGCATCGCTGCGCACATCGGTCTACATACTGGGGGTCATGTGCCTCTTCTACCTGCTCGGCACGGTATTTCCCCAGGGCGCCGAGGTGGAGGCCTACATCGAGGCCCAGGGGCGGTTCGCCCGGGCCGTCGAGCTCTTCGATCTCCTCAACGTCTTCAAGACACCGTGGTTCATAGCCCTGAGCATGGTGCTGCTCGCAAACCTCTGCGTCTGCTCCTACGAGAGGCTCACGGCCCTTCTGAGCAGAAAGAGGCCCACGGCGCAGGATTACGCGCCCACCCACGACCTGGCGCTCACCCACGAGTGCGACGAGGCTCAAGAGGCCGTGCGCGGCGTGCTGCGCGGCGAGCTCGGCTTCAGGACCATAGCGCAGGGCAAGGAGTGGACGGTCGTGGAAAAGGGCCTCAGCTACCGGTGGCTCACCTGGCTCTACCACGCCGGCATAGTCGCCTGCTTTGTCGGGTTCATCGTAACCGGTGTCGCCGCCTACGAGGACATGATAACCCTCAAGCCCGGCGAGCCTGAATACGTCGAACCCGCCGGCTTTTCCCTGATGCTCGACGAGTTCATCACCGAGTACACCCACTTCCCGGACCTCGACTACCCGGAAAAGAGCGACAAGAGGTCGCGTCTCGCCATAGGGCTCGGCTGGAAGGCCCCGACCTACAGCGTCGACGAGGATTCGCTCTTTCCCAAGGACTGGAAGTCGAGGCTCAAGGTGCTCAAAGACAACGTGGCCGTGCTCGAGAAGACCATAGAGGTCAACGACCCGCTCGTCTACAGGGGCTTCACCTTCTACCAGATGGCCTTCGAGCAGTACGTGAAGGTCTGGGTCGACGGCGGACCGGTGAGTCTCACGGCCAAGGTGGGCGACGAGCTCATCGTGCCGGGGCTCGAAGGCACGCTCAGGTTCAAGGGGCTGCGCACGGGCACGCTCTACCGCCTCGACGGAAAGACGGAGGAGATAAAACCCTTCGTGTCGGTAAGCTACGTAGAGGACGGCGAAGGCGGGGAGCGGGAGGTCAGGGACCTGGGCAGGCTCAGGCTCGGCGAGTCGCTGTGGGTCGGGGGGAAGAAGATCACCTTCATCGACTTCACCGAGGACTCGGTGCTGAGCTACCGCTACGACCCGGGCGTGCCGATCCTGTGGTGGAGCGGCATCTTCGTGCTCGTCGCCATGACGCTTCGCTGTTTCGGAGGCTGGTACCTCGTGGCCTACAGGATAGAGGAGGCCGACGGCATCACCTATCTCACGCTCTCCATATCGACGAAGGGTCTCGGCGCCGACGCCGATTCCATGGCCGCCCGCATCGAGCACTACCTGAGGCGCTCGGAGCTGCGGCCCACGCCGCTCGAGCTCGTCTGAAGCCGCGGGCCGCCATGCCGACGGGGACGACAGAGCGGCTCGCCGCCTTCGTCGAAAGGCTCAGGGCCAGGGACGACCTCGCCCACCACGAGCATATCGCCGGCGCCGAGCCGCGCCTGGTGGAAGGCGCCGTTGCCCCGCCGCTCAAGGAGGCCCTCGGGGCCCTGGGCGTAAGGGCCCTCTACGCCCACCAGGCCCGGGCGCTCGAGCTCCTGCGGGAGGGACGCAACGTGGTCGTCATGACGCCCACGGCAAGCGGCAAGAGCCTCGTCTACAACGTGACGGTCCTCGAGGCGGCCCTCGCCGACGCCGCAAGCCGCGCCCTCTACATCTTCCCCCTCAA
This portion of the Deltaproteobacteria bacterium genome encodes:
- the ccsB gene encoding c-type cytochrome biogenesis protein CcsB, coding for MVLCYKKAMTGYEDILSRDVYLLLVEVRLYWLVAMLYGTCFLLFLFHVITKERGLGRAARALLWAAVVIHAGQILLRTFEGARAPFQTLYESLSWFAWTASLTYLYASRRWRDFFVPGLFVTPLSMGACLYALLSRSPAVEPLSPPLQSYWFEWHVILAFFSYAVFVVSCAVEASYLVMKPFLRRGLGMKLGMKLEDLDAFRSMAVKLVVFGFPALTFAIFSGAAWANEAWGRYWSWDPKETWSLITWTVFTMYLHAMAVPAWRGAPASALNVLGFLCMMMTFLGVNWLAKLLGIPSLHLYAV